GAGCTACTGGGACAAAGATTCATATTTATTTACTTAAATGGAGCGGGTGATGGGAATCGAACCCACGACATCAGCTTGGAAGGCTGAGGTTTTACCACTAAACTACACCCGCATATAATTTTGTTAAGACTTCAACTGCTTGGTACGCACTAACATGTCTCTTCCTCTACTAGCTTTTGCTCTGTTGCCATATCCGTCGAGACAACTCGTAGATATTTCGACGATGTATTTGCTCGTGGCTGAGGTTTTACCACTAAACTACACCCGCATATAATTTTGTTAAGACTTCAACTGCTTGGCACGCACTACCATGTCTCTTAATCAAAGATCCAATTCTTCCCCTGAGTCACATAATACATTATACTAGAAAAAGAAAATCAGTCAAGAACTTTTTTTGAAGAAGGATTGTTTTTCAACAGCGACGTATATAAATATAAACAATCCTCCTTCAAATGTCAACCGATTTTAGAAAAACTTTTACTAAGATTTTCTACTTTTTCTCCGTCCATATTAAAAAAGGTTACATGAAACGTTGCATCGGTAGCTTCTAAAATAACATATGTTCCTTCTTTGACTTGCCGCGGAAGGCGCATACTACCCGGATTGATAATAACCTTTCCTTTTTCCTGAACGGCCACAGGTATATGTGTATGACCATAACAAATAATGTCTGCCCCTGTTTCTTCTCCTTTAAATAAAAGGTTCATTTCTGTCATTTTTACATTTAATAAATGACCATGAGCGACAAAAAAAC
The Bacillus shivajii DNA segment above includes these coding regions:
- a CDS encoding metallophosphoesterase family protein, whose translation is MKALIMSDSHGWTEEVQQVVDRHKNEVDVMFHCGDSELKADAPCLQNVRTVRGNCDFDSTFKEELVEEVVETRFFVAHGHLLNVKMTEMNLLFKGEETGADIICYGHTHIPVAVQEKGKVIINPGSMRLPRQVKEGTYVILEATDATFHVTFFNMDGEKVENLSKSFSKIG